The Stenotrophomonas sp. NA06056 genome segment GTTGGCTTCGTCCAGCGCCTTGGCCAGCACGCGGGCGGCGGCGTTGTCGTAACGGTTGCCCAGGTGCTCCAGCGACGCGGCCAGGGCCAGGAATTCACCCAGCGAATCCCAGCGCAGGTAGTCCTCTTCAACGAACTGCTGCACGTGCTTGGGGGCCGAGCCACCGGCACCGGTCTCGAACAGGCCACCACCGGCCATCAGCGGCACGATCGACAGCATCTTGGCGCTGGTGCCCAGTTCCATGATCGGGAACAGGTCGGTCAGGTAGTCGCGCAGCACGTTGCCGGTCACCGAGATGGTGTCCTCACCCTTGCGGATGCGGTCCAGCGAGAAGGCGGTCGCTTCCACCGGCGGCAGGATGCGGATGTCCAGGCCGTTGGTGTCGTGATCCTTCAGGTACTGCTCGACCTTGGCGATGACCTGCGCGTCGTGGGCGCGGGCGGCATCCAGCCAGAACACGGCCGGGGTGCTGCTCAGGCGGGCGCGTTCGACGGCCAGCTTCACCCAGTCCTGGATCGGTGCGTCCTTGGTCTGGCACATGCGCCAGATGTCACCGGCTTCCACGGCGTGCTCGAACACCACGGTGCCCGCGTCGTCGGTGACCTTGACCACGCCATCGGCTGCGATCTGGAAGGTCTTGTCGTGCGAGCCATATTCTTCGGCCTTCTGCGCCATCAGGCCGACGTTCGGCACCGAGCCCATGGTGGCCGGGTTGAAGGCACCGTTGGCCTTGCAGTCGTCGATGACGGCCTGGTACACGCCGGCGTAGCAGCGGTCGGGGATGACGGCCTTGGTGTCCTGCAGCTTGCCTTCGGCATTCCACATCTTGCCGGAGTCGCGGATCATCGCCGGCATCGAGGCGTCGACGATCACGTCGCTCGGCACGTGCAGGTTGGTGATGCCCTTGTCCGAGTTGACCATGGCCACGCCCGGACGCTGCGCGTACTCGGCAGCCAGGTCGGCTTCGATCGCGGCGCGGGTGGCTTCGGGCAGCGACGGCAGGCGCGCGGCCAGGTCACCGATGCCATTGTTGGCATCGAAACCGGCCTGCTTGAGCACGTCGGCGTGCTTGGCCAGCACGTCCTTGTAGAACTCGTTGACCGCCACGCCGAACATGATCGGGTCGGAGACCTTCATCATGGTCGCCTTCAGGTGCAGCGAGAACAGCACGCCCTGGGCCTTGGCATCGGCGATCTGCTCGCCGATGAAGGCGGCCAGTGCCTTGCGGCTCATCACCGCGGCATCGACGATCTCGCCGGCCTTGACTGCAGTCTTTTCCTTCAGCACGACGGCGCTGCCGTCCTTGCCGTGGAAGGTGATCTTCAGCGCACCGGCGTTGGCCACGGTGGCCGACTTCTCGCTGCCGTAGAAATCACCAGCAGCCATGTGCGCGACGTGCGACTTCGAATCCGCAGCCCAGGCGCCCATGCGGTGCGGGTGCTTGCGCGCGTAGTTCTTCACCGACAGCGGTGCACGGCGGTCGGAGTTGCCTTCGCGCAGCACCGGGTTCACCGCGCTGCCCTTGACCTTGTCGTAGCGCGCCTTGTAGTCGCGCTGCTGGTCGTCGGCCGGGGTTTCCGGGTAATCCGGCAGCGGATAACCCTGGTCCTGCAGTTCCTTGATGGCCGCCTTCAGCTGCGGCACCGAGGCGGAGATGTTCGGCAGCTTGATGATGTTGGCGTCGGGGGTGGTCGCCAGCTGGCCCAGCTCGGCCAGGTCATCGTTGACCTTCTGCGCATCACTCAGCAGTTCCGGGAACAGCGACAGGATGCGGCCAGACAGCGAGATGTCACGGGTTTCCACCGCGATGCCGGCGGTGGAGGTATAGGCGTCGACGATCGGCAGCAGCGACTGGGTGGCCAGGAACGGTGCTTCGTCGGTCAGCGTGTAGAGGATCTTGGACATGGGGGACTTGGACTCTGTAGCAGTGCTCAGGGGAAGGCCGGCGCCAGCGCCGGGCCACGTGCAACCGTGTCGCTTTCCCCCGCCGCGGTCAGGGTGGGCGCGCGCCGGGGAAACCCCCGCATTGTCGCGTTTTCAGTCGCGCGGGGCAAAGCCGCGCCATACGCGGCGGTACTGGACCGCTGTGTTTCGTCATTGGCTCGCTTCCGGCCTGGAAACTGAGACTTGATGGCTAGTTCGACTTCTCGCGCGTTGAGGCACGCATGACCCACTCCGACAATCGCTGCCCCCACTCGGCACGCCTCGGACAGATCAATGTTTGTGAGCGCTTGCTTTGTTGGAAGCTGCAGATGCGGAATCCCCCAACGACGGTGGCGAGGCTGGCGAGTTCATCTGCTGTCGCTGCAGCACCTCGGATGTGCAGCGAACCGGCACCAGACACGCTGGGTCGAACGTAAACGTCGTACCGGGTGGAACGTCCTTCCGCCTTTGCGTATCCCGACACGGCGTATCCGCTCTCTGTGAAACGCAGCTCCGGCGTGCTTCCGGGAGCGGGCCTTTCAGGTGCATCGCCCTCGTAGATCAACGCGACTTCCCGATCCTCGCGTCTGACGCGGTGCACGCCGAAGTCAACAGGTGCCTCATAGGTCACGGACATGCCTGTCGGCACCCGAAGACAGGCCCCATATAGGAAGTGGTCGCAACTGTAGCTCCACAGACTAAATTCCTGGGCCCACGAAGTGAGCGGGCACAGGAAAGCGAAGAAAACCAGAATCCGTGCAAGCATCTCAACGCTCCCGTTTCTGAACCGCCGAATCCCCCTCCACGATTCCACCGATGGCATGGCTGTCAATCACACCAGGAACCCTATTCATGATTCCGTCGCCGCCCGCAGGATTTGGCTGCCCCGTCGTCTTGTCATAAAGATCATCCACACCGCCAAGATGTGACATTTCATGAGGAACAACACCCTTGTCAAATCTATCCAGAACATTGATCTCGGCCTTCTTTCCGCCTAACTCCGCGAAACTCCGTCCGCTGCGGTGGGAGGTTTCCCCGTTGACAAGTTTTATCTCATTACGGGCGGCCCGCGGGGTCCGTTTATCAATGTCAGTGACCTCGACCGTCACGCGCGTCTCCTTTCCGCCAATATCATAGGTTCCTGACATTGATGCCACCTGCTCTTTGAAGGTCGCTATGTTCTTGGGTGTCGCACCATCCCCTGAAAACTTTGTTGGGAAGCTGATTTTTACCGAACCGTCCTTCATCCGCGTAACCACAGGAACTCTGCCGTCCGGATCGACAAAGTTGTAAGGACTGCTATTGGCGTATCGGTACCTGTTGAAGAGGGAAGACTTCCCACCATAGGCAGCGACGGGATCTACACTGAGAAAAGCACCGATTTCGGGAGAGTAGTATCGTTGCTGCATATAATTGAGACCTGTCGTGGAATCAAACACATGGCCTGAGTAACCGGGACCATCTGCCGCGGCGATTCCAACGACAGAGCCATAAGGTTCGTATGCAAATCTCTCGATCACGTTCCCGTGTGAGTCCGTAATAGCCACCGGACTCCCAAGTGCATCCGTATGAACATAGGTGACTACTTCACCGTCCGCCGACGCCATTGCCAGCGTGAGAACAATCCAGTCGAGCCTCCCATCCCTCCCACATTTTCGTATCCCGTTCAGCGTACCCGAGATCCCCCTCGATCAAGCATCGCCCAGAAAAAAAGACGCAGCCTCGCGGCTGCGTCCATCGTGAGTCCAACCGGGAGAGAGTCGGCGGGACTTACTTGACCTCGAACTCCTGCGGCGTTCCGGCCGCCTTACCATCAACCATGACTTCGGCGCGGTACTTGCCGGCCGGCCAGCCATTGGCATTCTTGAAGGTGATGTTGGTGGTCTCGGCACCGCTGGTGTTCAGGGTTGCGTTCTGCTCACCGGCCACCTGGCCATCCTGGAAGGTCAGCTTGGCGCCGACGGTGACATTGTTGGCTGCGCCATCGGTCTTCACCGAGACGACCACATCATCCTTCGGCGCGAACAGGGCGGCCGTGGCCACCGACTTGTCAGCAGCGGCAGACTTGCCAACGGTGACGGCCGACACAGCGACGGCCGATGCAGCCATCGGCGGCGGCGCGCCGGTCATCGGAGCGGGCGCTTCGGCCGGCGCGGTTGCCGCCGGAGCGGCGTTGGTGTCTGCGGTTTCTTCCTTCTTCTTGCAGCCC includes the following:
- a CDS encoding NADP-dependent isocitrate dehydrogenase, whose product is MSKILYTLTDEAPFLATQSLLPIVDAYTSTAGIAVETRDISLSGRILSLFPELLSDAQKVNDDLAELGQLATTPDANIIKLPNISASVPQLKAAIKELQDQGYPLPDYPETPADDQQRDYKARYDKVKGSAVNPVLREGNSDRRAPLSVKNYARKHPHRMGAWAADSKSHVAHMAAGDFYGSEKSATVANAGALKITFHGKDGSAVVLKEKTAVKAGEIVDAAVMSRKALAAFIGEQIADAKAQGVLFSLHLKATMMKVSDPIMFGVAVNEFYKDVLAKHADVLKQAGFDANNGIGDLAARLPSLPEATRAAIEADLAAEYAQRPGVAMVNSDKGITNLHVPSDVIVDASMPAMIRDSGKMWNAEGKLQDTKAVIPDRCYAGVYQAVIDDCKANGAFNPATMGSVPNVGLMAQKAEEYGSHDKTFQIAADGVVKVTDDAGTVVFEHAVEAGDIWRMCQTKDAPIQDWVKLAVERARLSSTPAVFWLDAARAHDAQVIAKVEQYLKDHDTNGLDIRILPPVEATAFSLDRIRKGEDTISVTGNVLRDYLTDLFPIMELGTSAKMLSIVPLMAGGGLFETGAGGSAPKHVQQFVEEDYLRWDSLGEFLALAASLEHLGNRYDNAAARVLAKALDEANGQFLDNDKSPSRKLGGIDNRGSHFYIALYWAQALAAQNEDAALQARFAPLAKALSDNEQKIVDELIAVQGKAVDIGGYYRPDVAKAAAAMRPSATFNAALEQLRG
- a CDS encoding RHS repeat-associated core domain-containing protein is translated as MIERFAYEPYGSVVGIAAADGPGYSGHVFDSTTGLNYMQQRYYSPEIGAFLSVDPVAAYGGKSSLFNRYRYANSSPYNFVDPDGRVPVVTRMKDGSVKISFPTKFSGDGATPKNIATFKEQVASMSGTYDIGGKETRVTVEVTDIDKRTPRAARNEIKLVNGETSHRSGRSFAELGGKKAEINVLDRFDKGVVPHEMSHLGGVDDLYDKTTGQPNPAGGDGIMNRVPGVIDSHAIGGIVEGDSAVQKRER